Genomic window (Akkermansiaceae bacterium):
CGAACAAGCCTGGCAATGCTCAAGCCATAGGCCGGTCATCGCCCCCCGGTCACCCACCGCGTTGAATTTTTGATAATCAAGCTGTGCCACCGGCTGCATGTTGAGCAGGACCACCGGCACTTTGGCTTTCTGCACGACAGGTAATACCGTTGACGACAGTGCATAGGTGGAAACAAACAGGAAGATCATCTCCACATCCTCTTGTTTGAACCGAAGCCCTGCTTCGGGAGCCTTCCCCGGGTTGTCAATCAAGCCGATATCGATGACTTCAGATCCACATAACTCCAATCGCTCCTTGATCGTGGCCTGATACCCGAGCAAACGCTCCTTCAAGCCATCAAACTGCTCCCAATACGTATCGAGCCCGATACCAAACAACCCTAATTTCATTGATTTGTTCATCTGTCGTTTTTCCAGTTGGTTTTCTAACAATTCACCATAAAAGCAGTGCTCATCCAGCGACCCTCCATGAGTGCCTTGGCTTGCCGACAGGTGTTTGGGAAACGGGCTGCCGCAAGCCTTCCAGGCCACGCATCATATGACTCTGCAGAATGACTGCATCTCCATGTTCTCACGAGGTGGATTGTCGCTGCCATTGTCATGATAATAAGCGACATCCATCGTTGTTTCAATGGACATACTGATCTATGATTTGCACGAATTGATTACAAAATGGACACTTTGCAACCCTACTCCCACTATCTACCGGTCGAACCGGACGCCATAGCTTGGGGGCTACATGTCTTGAATTCAGGTTTCTCTGAAATCGGGGCAAACATGCCCTACCCGCCACGCCAACACCCTGGTAAGTATGACTTGTCGTGGAGCAACGGGCGCGTTCTCGATGAATACCAGCTGGTCTATATCACCCGCGGACGGGGAATTTTCGAATCCTCGGAAACCCGAAAAATGCGGATATCAGCAGGACAGGTGTTTCTCCTGTTTCCCGGGGTTTGGCATCGATACCACCCCACAAAAAAAGACGGTTGGGACGAAAGCTGGATCGGTTTTCATGGAGACATTGCAGAACGGCTCATGGATGGGTTCTTCTCCCCTAACAAGGCCGTGGTCCCAATTGGCTACGATCAGGAATTACTCCAACTGATTCGCTCCGTGGCCGGTCTCATGCGACGGTCAATGCCGGGATACCAGCAAATCATCGCAGCCCGCACCATGGAAGCTCTCGCTCGCGTTCGCTCACACTCGATCAACCATCACGCAGGCGGACGTGAAATCTCACAAAAGGTTCACGAGGCCCGCCAGTATCTACTGAAACACAGCGCCGAAACAATTGACATGGAGGGACTGGCAAAAACCCTGGGCTTGAGTTACTCACGTTTTCGAGCCGTGTTCAAGGAGCACACTGGCAAAGCTCCCAACCAATACCAGATCGACATCCGTATGAATAAGGCACGGGAGCTGT
Coding sequences:
- a CDS encoding AraC family transcriptional regulator; the protein is MDTLQPYSHYLPVEPDAIAWGLHVLNSGFSEIGANMPYPPRQHPGKYDLSWSNGRVLDEYQLVYITRGRGIFESSETRKMRISAGQVFLLFPGVWHRYHPTKKDGWDESWIGFHGDIAERLMDGFFSPNKAVVPIGYDQELLQLIRSVAGLMRRSMPGYQQIIAARTMEALARVRSHSINHHAGGREISQKVHEARQYLLKHSAETIDMEGLAKTLGLSYSRFRAVFKEHTGKAPNQYQIDIRMNKARELLRHTKLPVSGIAEHTGISCVYYFSRLFKNREGCSPSAYRERYNRLTQTKT